CCCCTTTCCAATCCTGCCAGCATTATAACAAAAAAAGAAAAAATGGTGAATAGACTGACAATTTGATAGAATGCATCGAATGGTTACGCTCGGCAAAAAAACTCAAAATAGAAAAATAAATCATGCAGACAGCAAACTATGGACAGCGACCGGTTTTTTACAGCAGGAAAATCATCTATCAATCAAACAATGCTTCAAAGTCCCTTGGAGTGATGATTTTGACGCCTCTAAAGTTTTTCAGCACAAGCAGATCAGCATCTCCTGTTACAAGATACGCCGCCTTAGCCGCGAGAGCGCAGGCGAGGACGTTGTCGTCATCGGCATCCCTGCAAATGTCCGTAATTTTGACGTTGTGCTTAATGACATGGTCAATAGCCTCGCTGACAGGCTCCATTGCTGAAGCTGTTTCATCATGTGAAAGGCGAAATTTCTTTGAGAGGATGCGCCGGATTTCGGCCATAATGAACGGGCATGAGACGAGCGAAAATTCCCGGCTGCGGGCCCTGTGCAATAATTTTGCGCAAACCCCTTCTGTGATGATTGCCGCAATGAGCACATTAGTGTCAAATACGGCAATCATGATATCGCTTTAAAAACATCCTCTTCACTGACGATGCCGAGTTTCTTTGCCTTTGGGCCGAGCTTTTTCTGCACTGCCCTGAGCTTTGTTTCCCACAGGAACAGACTTAGAGACTCCTTTACGATGTCGCTCTTGTTGCGCCCTGTGCCTTTTGCAAACCTATCGAGTTCCTCGGACATGTTTTCAGGCAGGCTGACAGATAATACTGTTCTCATAAAGCACCTCCTGTATTACAATACACTACAATTGCAGCGATTGCAAGGCCTCATTCGGTTGCTTTCTTCGCGATAGTGACATAGAACAGCAGCGCCAACCACCAAAATCAAACTTTAAAACATGTTAAACTATTTCATTATGACTAAGAAGAAAACTCCGATATCATGCGACTGGATAGCTGGGCATATGCCTGTTAAAGGGAAAAAGACCAACAAGAGCAGACTCTACAAACACAGCGGCAAATTCAGATGGCAGGGGATAAAGGCCGAGAAATATAAGCTGATCAGTGGAGACTGGGCAGATATTGCGAGACAGACATTAATCGGAAATAAAGAGGAGACAGCTAAGTTTCATGTCAGGTATTTTGAGATAGCGCCCGGCGGCTGCAGCAGTTTTGAGAGGCATAAGCACGAGCATGTGGTTATATGCGTGAGAGGCAAAGGCAAGGCTATTGCCGGAAAGAAAAGTCATATCCTGAACTTTCTTGATACGCTTTACATGTCTCCAAACACACCGCATCAATTAAGGAATCCGTTTAAAGCGCCATTCGGATTTTTCTGCATAGTCAACGCAAGAAGAGACAAGCCGAAGACATTGAAACATAAATGTGCTTGATTTATTATTCATATGAAATCGTATAATACTTTTATGCAGTCAATCCTTTTCAGACCTGCTGCTTTAATAATCTTGATTGCAGCCGTTCTTATGTTTACAGGTCTGCCTGAATATGTCTTCGCTGCGCCTGCTGAAAAGCCTTGCTGCGATGACTGTAATAAAGGCGCGAACCCAAATTCTGTTGATTGTTCCACTCCAGATTGTCCGCATTTCTTGTGCCTTTCAATTAAGACTGTTTCACCCTTTATATTATCTGTTTCAGCAGAAGGTGTTTATATTCCTCGATTCGCAGAGGAACTGTCTTTAAAATCAATTCCCAGACCTATCTTTCATCCTCCTACAATTAGTTGACCTGAAATTTGAAGCTTCACACAATGTCATTGCGAGGAGCGGAGCGGCGAAGCAATCCCGTTTTTTAGATTGCCACGCCTTCGGCTCGCAATGACAAAAGTGAAGAGCATCGCACTACACTAACAGGATATGTTGAATTTAAATCTTAGGAGGTCATCATGAAAAAGTATATCTTTGTCGTTATGGCAATTATTCTCATAGCAGGAATTGTCTTTGTGAGCTTAAGTAATGGAAAGACTAAAGCAATAAAGAAAGACGGGATATTGAGTGTCAACGATATTCAGGCAGACCCCACGGCTTATAAAGGTACCGTTACCATCACAGGAGTCGTTGCGGCAAGGCCTCCGTCTGATCCAAAAATCTTCGCCATAATAGAGACAACAGAGGCAAAAATCTGCAAACAGACAGGCTGTGCAAGGTTTTATCTCCCTGTAAAGTACGAAGGCGAGACCCCGAAGGTGTGGGATGAGGTGAATGTTACGGGGAGCTTTGCTGAAGGCAAATTGCTCTTTTTAGCCACAAAGGCGGATGTCCTGAGACATCTTACCTTTTAAGGAGTAAAAAATGAATATCACAAAACTCGTATTAAAGAATATCACACGCAGAAAGGGAAGGTTTATCTTCACACTTCTCGGAATAACCATCGGGATAGCCTCTTTTGTAACCCTCTTATCCCTTGGAGGTAGTCTAAAAAACGAGATTAAAAAACAGGCAAGTGAACTTGGTGCAAATCTTATCGTAACACCCAAGGGCTGGTGCGCCTATGAGCAGGTCTCGGTCTTAACAGGGGAGCAGCTGCCTGAGGCAATACCTTTTGATGTAGTGAAAAAGATATCTGCCATAAAAGGGCTGAAAGCGGTCCCCTATCTTACAGAGAGGACAGCAATAAAAAACAATCCTGTCCCTGTAATCGGCATCCTTCCTGATGAGATGAAGGCATTTAAGGGATGGGATATAGAGAAAGGCGAATACTTCTCTTCAAAGGATGAAAAGGCCGTTATCATTGGCTCAGGCATCGCACAGCAGTTCAAATTGAATCCTATGAATGAGTTAACAATTAGGGGAGAGAAATTTCCTGTGAAGGGAGTTCTTAAAGAAACAGGGAGTAAGGATGACATTGCTATATTCATGCCCCTTTCGGTTGCACAGAGACTTTACAGTGCGGGTGATAAAGTCTCATTTATAGCGGTAAAGGTGGATGATATTTCAAAGACGGATGAGTATATACTGAGGATTCAGGAAACCTCCAATGTCGCCGTGGTCTCTGATAAACAACTCCTTAAATCTGTGCTTTCTATTGTAGGCACTGTCAGCCTTACCCTTCAGCTTATTGCAGCGGTTGCCATTCTTGCCGCAGCCTTTGGGATCATAAATACTATGATGACTACAATTTACGAGAGAAAGCGTGAGATAGGGATTCTCCAAGCCATCGGAGCAAAGAAGGTCACAATCTTTAAGGTCTTTCTCCTTGAGTCAGGTTTCTATGGCCTTCTTGGAGGCATCATTGGAGTGGCTTCAGGTCTTGTCTTTTCTTCCATCGCCTCTCCTTATATATCCCAGAATGAGTTTACTGCCTTCTTAAAAGGTTCAGAGGTTGCTGTAGCCTTTGATTTAAGACTTGTCCTTTGGTCATTGATTTTCTCCCTTTTTGTCTCTCTCGTCTCAGGGCTTTACCCTGCATGGAGGGCGTCAAGACTCACACCAGTGGAGGCGATAAGCTATGAATGATATGATCATCAAAACAGAAAATCTGATCAAAACCTACAACTCCGGCAAGGTGAAAACTTCTGCACTGAAGGGCATCAGCCTTGAGATACCGAGGGGAACATTTTCATGCATTATAGGGCCATCAGGTCATGGAAAAAGTACATTGATGCATCTTTTAGGCGGGCTTGACAGACCGACAGATGGTCGTGTCTTTGTTGAGGGCATGGATATTACAAGATTGAGCAACAGCAAGCTTGCGGATTTGAGGGCAGAAAAGATAGGATTTGTCTTTCAGTTCTTCAACCTCCTCCAAAACCTCACAGCAGAGGAGAATGTGGAGACTGCCATGATGTTTTCAAAAAATAGGAACAAATATAAGGAAAAGGCCTCAGGGCTTTTATCATTAGTCGGTCTTTCAGACAAGCTTGATGCAAAGCCATCTGAATTATCAGGCGGGCAGCAGCAGAGGGTTGCCATTGCACGGGCACTTGCAAACGACCCCGATATATTGTTAATGGATGAACCAACAGGAAACCTCGACTCAGAATCCGAGACAGAGGTCATTGGTCACATTTCCGAGTTGCATAAAAAAGGGAAGACCATTGTTATCGTTACCCACAATGGAGAAATAGCAAAAAAGGCAGAGATGGTTTTCAATATCAGGGACGGAAAGCTTAAGGGGTAGTATCTTGACCATGCCGCATATCTCGGAAGAGAGCTTGAGAAGGCATATCTCTCCATAATTTATGGTTTTAAATATACCCAGGACAGCGCATAGTTTCTTCTTGACCTTCTATCTAAGTGGAAGGTTTATAATTATTACCATGAAAAGATTCTTTATCGGAGATATAGCGAAGAAGTTTGGATTGAATCCACGCACCATCAGGTATTATGAAGCGATTGGAATTCTTCCAAAGGCAACAAGGACAGAAAGCGGCTACAGGGTTTATACTGATGAGACTATTGAAAGATTGGAGTTTATCCTCAAAGCCAAAACCCTCGGCCTCAAGCTCAGCGAGATAAAAGAAATAGTGCTGCTCCATGAGAAAGGCGAAGTTCCGTGTGAATGCACAAAGGAGTTTATCAGAAATAAAATCTCAGAGATTGAAGATAAGATTAACAACCTGACAGAGTTGAAAGAAAGACTCGCCAAACTTTTAAAACTTAAAAAATACAAGTCTCTCCCCAAATTCAT
This DNA window, taken from Nitrospirota bacterium, encodes the following:
- a CDS encoding putative toxin-antitoxin system toxin component, PIN family translates to MIAVFDTNVLIAAIITEGVCAKLLHRARSREFSLVSCPFIMAEIRRILSKKFRLSHDETASAMEPVSEAIDHVIKHNVKITDICRDADDDNVLACALAAKAAYLVTGDADLLVLKNFRGVKIITPRDFEALFD
- a CDS encoding CopG family transcriptional regulator, which translates into the protein MRTVLSVSLPENMSEELDRFAKGTGRNKSDIVKESLSLFLWETKLRAVQKKLGPKAKKLGIVSEEDVFKAIS
- a CDS encoding cupin domain-containing protein, which gives rise to MTKKKTPISCDWIAGHMPVKGKKTNKSRLYKHSGKFRWQGIKAEKYKLISGDWADIARQTLIGNKEETAKFHVRYFEIAPGGCSSFERHKHEHVVICVRGKGKAIAGKKSHILNFLDTLYMSPNTPHQLRNPFKAPFGFFCIVNARRDKPKTLKHKCA
- a CDS encoding ABC transporter permease; the protein is MNITKLVLKNITRRKGRFIFTLLGITIGIASFVTLLSLGGSLKNEIKKQASELGANLIVTPKGWCAYEQVSVLTGEQLPEAIPFDVVKKISAIKGLKAVPYLTERTAIKNNPVPVIGILPDEMKAFKGWDIEKGEYFSSKDEKAVIIGSGIAQQFKLNPMNELTIRGEKFPVKGVLKETGSKDDIAIFMPLSVAQRLYSAGDKVSFIAVKVDDISKTDEYILRIQETSNVAVVSDKQLLKSVLSIVGTVSLTLQLIAAVAILAAAFGIINTMMTTIYERKREIGILQAIGAKKVTIFKVFLLESGFYGLLGGIIGVASGLVFSSIASPYISQNEFTAFLKGSEVAVAFDLRLVLWSLIFSLFVSLVSGLYPAWRASRLTPVEAISYE
- a CDS encoding ABC transporter ATP-binding protein, with product MNDMIIKTENLIKTYNSGKVKTSALKGISLEIPRGTFSCIIGPSGHGKSTLMHLLGGLDRPTDGRVFVEGMDITRLSNSKLADLRAEKIGFVFQFFNLLQNLTAEENVETAMMFSKNRNKYKEKASGLLSLVGLSDKLDAKPSELSGGQQQRVAIARALANDPDILLMDEPTGNLDSESETEVIGHISELHKKGKTIVIVTHNGEIAKKAEMVFNIRDGKLKG
- a CDS encoding MerR family transcriptional regulator, which codes for MKRFFIGDIAKKFGLNPRTIRYYEAIGILPKATRTESGYRVYTDETIERLEFILKAKTLGLKLSEIKEIVLLHEKGEVPCECTKEFIRNKISEIEDKINNLTELKERLAKLLKLKKYKSLPKFICPIIESEKTS